The Takifugu rubripes chromosome 3, fTakRub1.2, whole genome shotgun sequence genome contains a region encoding:
- the phf8 gene encoding histone lysine demethylase PHF8, translating into MASVPVYCLCRLPYDVTRFMIECDICQDWFHGSCVGVEEDKAAEIDLYHCPNCEVTHGPSVMRKRRGGNKQPDYGASGTRVPTRPVKTGSSQFVRELRSRTFPNADEVLLKPTGAQLTVEFLEEHSFSVPVMVLRRDGLGMTLPPASFCVSDVEHHIGSDRQIDVIDVSRQCDLKMRLGDFVEYYNSPNRDKVLNVISLEFSETRLSNLVETPKIVRKLSWVENLWPEESIFERPNVQKYCLMGVKDSYTDFHIDFGGTSVWYHVLRGEKIFYLISPTPANLALFERWSSSSNQNEMFFGDQVDMCYRCSVKQGNTLFIPTGWIHAVLTPVDCLAFGGNFLHSLNIDMQLRAYEIEKRLSTADLFRFPNFETVCWYVGKHLLDTFRGLRENRRHPAAYLVHGAKALNNAFRSWTRKEALGEHEVEIPETINTQTLVKDLAKEIRLVEDIFQQNIGRTGPPFPGSPLSKAPLTASQNSGRPPGKKKGPKPKEVVGSLAPTGTKKQSQKSLLKAEAGELDLIEIHTKHTLKKFNPGKSKSRNKLDMPLDELGGKINKSKLKLVLTNGKIQGKKNGSSNGAGSAGSYKHLSMEESSLSDLDSEDELQIDETPPPRRKPAGSGKKKKLSTLPRKLPRAKPCSDPNRIREPGEVDFDIEEDYTTDEEALAAHGVKGGAGGILDLLKASKQVAGLDSGAVGEEAPASPSTRDAIQGMLSMANPPSSSSSSSSSSPLSISGGLTEGMGKVKEKGGRAVWVTGNSKKTGHSEKKPVIERPGKRPIKRPARHLSDDDSPDEQETLGTCFKDSDYVYPSLESDEEDLANKAKMKRKKNWEDTPWSPKARVMPTLPKQERPAREGARVASVETGLAAAAAKLAQQEQQKPVKRKYTKKQRPAAPVVTAAPVQTEAAPPSPPAAAESAADFSPERKMDYFSASLLDHEYTAGPGPFGPGGPRGSGAMAPGVFLTSRRPSLSPQNSNTQSGASPASLASQGATGVGQGRRPKKGLATAKQRLGKILKIHRNGKLLL; encoded by the exons ATGGCATCCGTACCGGTGTACTGCCTGTGCCGCCTGCCATATGATGTGACTCGCTTCATGATTGAGTGTGACATCTGTCAGGACTGGTTCCATGGAAG TTGTGTTGGGGTGGAGGAAGACAAAGCAGCTGAAATTGACTTGTATCACTGCCCCAACTGTGAGGTTACACATGGACCTTCTGTCA TGCGCAAACGCCGTGGAGGCAACAAGCAGCCAGATTATGGAGCCTCTGGAACGAGAGTTCCAACTCGACCTGTTAAAACGGGAAGCTCGCAGTTTGTCAGGGAGCTACGGAGCCGGACTTTCCCAAA TGCAGATGAAGTTTTACTCAAACCAACTGGAGCCCAGCTGACGGTTGAGTTTCTGGAAGAGCATTCATTCAGTGTCCCGGTCATGGTGCTGCGGCGGGATGGACTCGGCATGACCCTCCCGCCAGCTTCATTCTGCGTCAGCGATGTGGAGCATCACATCG GTTCTGACAGACAGATTGATGTGATTGACGTGTCTCGTCAGTGCGACTTGAAGATGCGTCTGGGAGACTTTGTTGAATACTACAACAGCCCCAACAGAGACAAGGTCCTTAACGTCATCAGCCTAGAGTTTTCTGAAACCCG GTTGTCAAACTTGGTGGAAACCCCAAAGATTGTGAGGAAATTGTCTTGGGTGGAAAACCTTTGGCCTGAAGAGTCCATATTTGAACGTCCTAATGTGCAGAAGTACTGCTTAATGGGGGTGAAAGACAGCTATACGGACTTCCACATTGATTTTGGAGGCACCTCAGTGTGGTATCATGTTCTGAGG GGTGAGAAAATCTTCTACCTGATTTCCCCCACCCCAGCCAACTTGGCATTATTTGAACGATGGAGTTCTTCTTCCAATCAGAATGAAATGTTCTTTGGCGACCAGGTGGATATGTGTTATAGATGCTCTGTCAAACAAGGGAACACCTTGTTCATACCGACAG GGTGGATTCACGCTGTGTTGACGCCGGTAGATTGCCTGGCATTTGGGGGGAACTTCCTGCACAGCCTCAACATTGACATGCAGTTACG AGCATATGAAATAGAAAAGAGATTAAGCACAGCAGATCTGTTCCGATTCCCAAACTTTGAAACCGTGTGCTGGTACGTTGGAAAGCATCTTCTTGACACCTTCAGAG GTTTGAGAGAAAACCGCAGACACCCAGCTGCTTACCTGGTTCACGGGGCCAAAGCCCTGAACAATGCTTTCCGCAGCTGGACCCGTAAAGAG GCTTTAGGCGAACATGAAGTAGAAATTCCAGAAACCATCAATACTCAAACACTTGTGAAAGACCTTGCCAAGGAGATTCGATTGGTTGAG GACATCTTTCAGCAAAACATAGGTCGCACCGGACCTCCGTTTCCTGGTTCCCCACTCTCTAAAGCTCCCCTGACTGCATCTCAGAATTCAGGTCGCCCCCCAGGAAAAAAGAAGGGACCCAAGCCAAAGGAGGTGGTGGGGAGCCTGGCTCCCACTGGAACCAAAAAACAAAGTCAGAAGAGTCTACTTAAGGCAGAGGCAGGGGAACTTGACCTCATTGAGattcacaccaaacacacactgaaaaagTTTAATCCTGGCAAATCCAAGAGCAGGAACAAG TTGGACATGCCCTTAGATGAGCTGGGAGGGAAGATAAACAAAAGCAAACTGAAACTGGTGCTGACTAATGGAAAAATCCAAGG TAAGAAGAATGGGAGCAGTAACGGTGCAGGAAGTGCTGGAAGTTACAAGCACCTTTCAATGGAAGAATCTAGTCTGTCGGACTTAGATTCTGAGGATGAACTCCAGATTGACGAGACCCCTCCCCCACGGCGCAAACCTGCAGGTtcggggaagaagaagaaattaaGCA CTCTTCCCAGAAAACTTCCCAGAGCCAAACCCTGCTCTGACCCAAATCGCATCAGGGAGCCTGGAGAGGTTGACTTTGACATTGAG GAGGACTACACCACAGATGAAGAGGCACTAGCTGCACATGGCGTGAAGGGTGGAGCCGGAGGTATTCTGGATTTGTTGAAAGCCAGCAAACAAGTAGCGGGTCTGGACTCTGGAGCAGTCGG TGAGGAAGCTCCTGCTTCTCCCAGTACGCGTGATGCCATTCAGGGCATGCTGTCAATGGCCAACccaccttcctcttcctcctcttcctcctcttcatctcctctatCCATCTCTGGAGGACTTACAGAGGGGATGGGTAAGGTAAAGGAAAAGGGTGGTAGGGCAGTTTGGGTCACCGGAAACTCCAAAAAGACGGGACATTCCGAGAAGAAACCGGTCATCGAGCGGCCTGGAAAACGTCCAATCAAACGGCCGGCCCGTCACCTCAGTGATGACGACAGTCCAGATGAGCAGGAAACTTTAGGGACCTGTTTTAAAGATTCAGACTATG TGTATCCATCGCTTGAGTCTGATGAGGAGGACCTAGCTAACAAAGctaagatgaagaggaagaaaaactgGGAAGACACACCGTGGAGTCCTAAAG CCAGGGTGATGCCGACTCTCCCCAAACAGGAACGACCAGCTCGAGAAGGAGCCAGAGTTGCATCTGTGGAAACGGgtctggcagcagctgctgctaaaTTGGCTCAGCAG GAGCAGCAAAAGCCCGTCAAAAGGAAATACACGAAAAAGCAACGTCCTGCGGCTCCTGTGGTCACCGCTGCCCCTGTTCAGACGGAAGCAGCCCCACCctcaccacctgctgctgcagagtctGCTGCAGACTTCAGCCCAGAAAGGAAAATGGATTACTTCTCTGCTAGTCTGTTGGACCATGAGTACACAGCAGGACCTGGTCCTTTTGGGCCCGGCGGTCCCAGAGGCAGCGGAGCCATGGCCCCAGGTGTATTCCTCACTTCACGGAGACCTTCACTGTCTCCACAGAACAGCAATACTCAGTCGGGTGCATCACCAGCCAGCTTGGCCAGCCAGGGAGCGACAGGCGTCGGTCAAG GGAGACGTCCAAAAAAAGGACTTGCGACGGCAAAACAGAGACTTGGGAAAATCCTCAAGATTCATCGCAACGGCAAACTTCTGCTGTGA